One Pirellulales bacterium genomic window, TCCAAAACCGACGCACGGTCAGAACCGGCCTTATCCTCTACCGCCCACCACAAGAGCAGCGAAATATGCGGATCATTCGTGTCTTCGTCGCGTGCTAGTAGCGCCGCGATCAGCGGCAGGGCCTCGTCGCCGGGCAATCGTTTGGCCGTGCAAGCCAATTGGCTGCGCACCACAGGGCTGGATTCGGTCTGGGCGAGTATCAAGAAGCGCTCGGCCACATTCGTAGAGATATGCCGCTTGTCACCGAGCAATCGCACGGCCCAGGTTCGCACATCCTCGGCTGGATGGCCGAGTAGCTGAAGCGCTAGCGCTTCGTCGAATCCGCCACATTGATACAGCGCCCACAACGATTCGATGGCCCGCCGAGCGTCGCTCGATTGCCGGGCCCCTGTTACCAGGCCTGGTAACACAGATGCGTCCTGTCGTTCGGCGAGAATCAACCGTGCCTCGCGGCTGAACCATTCGTTGCGATGGGTGAGCAAATCCACCAACTCGGTGCTGGGAAGCTTTCGCAGGTTTAGTCCAGCGACCGGCTTGGTGCCGTCGGCCACGAGTTTGTAAATACGGCCGTTCGAGCGATCCCAATCATCCTTGGGGTCGACATGATTCGCACGTTTGTCGTACCAGTCGGCTATGAACAAACTGCCGTCAGGACCAACCGTGCAATCCACCGGCCGAAAGGATTGATCGTCGGTCGTCACAAGATCGCCACCGAAGGAATTGACGAAGCTCGAGCCCTGGCGCTCGATTTTGTGCCAATAGATGGCGTTCGAAAGCACGTTCGCGGCGATGTACTGATCCTCAAGCTGCTTGGGGAATGATCCACCTTGATAGACCACGCCGCCGCAGGTGACGTGTCCCCCTTTGAAACCGATGTAGGGAACGTGATCGAAATATCCGTAAGCGTGCGGGTTTTGTAGCTCGCCATGCTTGGCAAAGCCTTTGACGTAGTAGGCCCCTTGGACCTGGTGCAGCATCGCCCGCTCGCCCCAGTTGGTGCCGGCGATGATGTTGCCGTGGCGATCGAAATCCGCGCCCCAAGTGTTGCCGCCCCCTTCGGCAAAAAGCTCGAATTCTTTCGTGCGCGGATGATAGCGCCAGATTCCCTGTTGGAACGTGATGCCGCGAATGTTGGCCGTGACGGTGCTTCCTTGCGCGCCGTAGAGCCAGCCATCGGGCCCCCATTGCAGACTATTCGCCAGGGCATGTGCGTCTTCCAAACCGAAGCCGGTCAGCAAGACCTCGGGATCACCATCAGGCACATCGTCGTCGTTCCGATCGGCATAGAACAACAAGTAGGGGGCCTGTACGACGAACACGCCACCATGTCCGATTGCGAGTCCTGTGGCGAGGTTCAAGCCGTCGACAAAATCCTTGGCTGCGTCTGCCTGGCCATCGCCATCGGTGTCTTCGAGGATCGTAATACGATCCTCGCCGCGCGGGCCGCGCGGCGGAGGCTCCGGCACGCGGTCGTACTTCGTGCGCAAATACTGGTCCACTTTCACAGCAGTGAGTCCAGCCGGATTGGGATATTGCAGGTATTGGATGACCCACATCCGACCGCGGGCGTCGAAATTCATCGAAACCGGTTGCCGGATGGCCGGCTCACTGGCAAAGAGCTGCAGGCGATAGCCCGCAGGAATTTTGAATCGCGGCATCGCCTCGGCTGGAGTTAGCCCTTCGGCCGTCGCCGGCGTAGCCGCCGACGATGACATGGCGGCTACGAAGCAGCATGTGGCCACCAGACAATAAGCACGCGCGGTCAAAGGGCGGGAGGGCATCGTGGAGAGGGTCCTGCTGCGGGCAATTATTGGCGAGGGAAACGACCCGAACCAAGCAGAACCATCATAATGCACGCGATAGCCGAGTTCATGCCGCGACTAAGGGCAGGAATTAACCGGCCCATACGCACGCCAAGTCGATAGAAAATCCCCCCAGAACCCCGCGGATGATTCAGCGCGTATTGGACATGCCGGGGTGAACATCTGACGGTCGACGGGCGAGCGCCCATGTCGTTTCCGCGATTCCGCGGTCGCGAGCTCGCTCACGATCCTGCGATTTAATACTTCGCACTCGGCACAGCCGGCAGGGCATGTAGACCATTCCCCCGCAACTAGCACAGCGTTCGGCCGGCCCCTGCGGAAGGTCTTCGTCATCGTCCAGGGGATGACAACGCACGGGATAATCGGGGCGCCGGCCGGCGGCAATCGCGCCGATCGAGGCGCGGCTGACGCCGGTGATCAAGGCGATTTTTCGCTGCGAATACCCCGGCACGGTCAGCAGACGTTTGATCTCGGCAACCACTGAGGGAGGAATCATCGGTCCGTCCTATAGTCCTCGGATTTAGAAAAGCTACGCGAGACTCCTTGCGTAACGAGAACGTCGCAATGGTGAACCTTCTCTCCAAGCGCGCGGACGTCGTCATCAGGCTCGGGCCAGAAATCGCCCGGCTCGGGATCTGGCTCGTCCTCGTCGAAGTCCGCCCCGAATTCATCCCACCAACGATCGTCGCGGGTGTCCGGTTCTACGTCCGGTTCGTCATCCCCCTCCGCACCACAGTCATCGCGAGCAGGACTACCGGAATCGTCACGCGCGCCGCTCCCGCAGGAGACCAACGCGAAGACGATGGCCCGACGATTAGTAAGGCCAGGAACACGACTTAGTCCGGGGGAGGGAACTGTACGGCAGGCGAGCATGGCAGCAGGAATTGCGAAGTCCATTCCTAGCCGGCGTCGCCAAAAGCAACGTCTGAGCGACCAGGACGGGGCCATGCTATGCGAAAAGGTGGCCTAATTTCAAGCAAAGTTTTGTACATTTTTTGCAACTTTTTCAGCCGATGCTTAGCAGCTTTCCACTACTTTTCACTCGACAGGATGCACGCCATGTCGGTACCATGACAGGGCGGGAGAGTCGCCACATCGCCCTCTATCGAGTCCATCATGACTTTGACTCCTCATTCGCCTGAGACACTCGACGCATTAGCCTTACGACTGCTCGACGCCGCGGGACTTTTGCGAAGAATGGCCACTTTATCCCGGGAAAATACGGTTGAATCGTTTCAACTGCATGGCAATAAAGTCCAAGAGTGGATGAACCATCTCGAGGACTGGGCTTACGACGGTGCCGCCCGACTAGATGCGCAGATCATGCGCGAACGGGGTGCCCGGCGAGGCCAGGCGACGACTACACCAGTGGAAAACGCTACGACACGGCGATCGGGGAAACGTCGCCAAAAGTCGTCCTATAAATGAACCAAATAATGATCGTATTTTTTGGATCCATCGACAGACCGTCGCAACTGTCGTGTCTCATCGCTTGATTGAGAATGCCTGAGTCCTTCAATCATAGCGCATCTGGAAAACTCGCGGCCGAGAGCGGTCATCGCCAAGCAGTGCAGATGCGACGCCCGCAAGAAACAATACCGCCATTAGAAGCAGGCGTAGAGAACTTCGATTCGAACGATTGGCAGACAAGCCCGTCCGCGAGGCGTACAAAGAATGTACGCCACGACCGCGGCGCGCGAATCAAGCGCCTGTCCAATTAGGCGCGCTGTCAGATTAAATGCATTTCAATCGGCAACTGGTGCCGCACTCGTCGCCAAGACATTGGCGGCACAAGTTGCGAGGGATTGAAATCGACGACTTTTGATCAGCAGCTCGCTTAGTAGCGACCGCCGCGACCACCACCGCCGCGACCATATCCACCGCCGCCGCCACCACCACCACCACCACCGCGATCTTCGCGTGGCTTGGCCTCGTTCACCGTTAGCGGCCGGCCACCATGATCTTGTCCATTGAGTCCGGTGATCGCCGCTTGAGCGTCCTTGTCGGAGCTCATCTCGACGAAACCGAATCCCTTGCTTCGCCCTGTCTCACGATCCTCAATGACCTGAGCGCTCTGCACCTGGCCAAACTGTGAAAACATTTGTTCCAGGTCGGAACTGCTAATCGAGTAGGGCAGGTTCCCTACATACAACTTCTTGCCCACCATTCATCTCCTCTGCGAGGGCGTTTTGACCCCTGCCAATCGGCTGCGGGTCACTTGACACAGGGGCCGCTCGTGCAGCCCTAAACCGGAATGGTGATCGAGGTCACGGAGGACAGATCAGCGTAACGTGGCGTGTCGTACCCGACGCTCGACGAACCAATCAACGGGAAAATATACCAGGAAGAATGGCGAGGGAATACATCCGCCGGAAAAATGAAGTCAACCCCCTCGACGTCGGCAATCCGTCTCGCGGCGAGTCGCGCCGCCCCTTCAGCGCCCTTCGCCAGATGGGGGTGCAGGCTCAAGCA contains:
- a CDS encoding PVC-type heme-binding CxxCH protein; translated protein: MPSRPLTARAYCLVATCCFVAAMSSSAATPATAEGLTPAEAMPRFKIPAGYRLQLFASEPAIRQPVSMNFDARGRMWVIQYLQYPNPAGLTAVKVDQYLRTKYDRVPEPPPRGPRGEDRITILEDTDGDGQADAAKDFVDGLNLATGLAIGHGGVFVVQAPYLLFYADRNDDDVPDGDPEVLLTGFGLEDAHALANSLQWGPDGWLYGAQGSTVTANIRGITFQQGIWRYHPRTKEFELFAEGGGNTWGADFDRHGNIIAGTNWGERAMLHQVQGAYYVKGFAKHGELQNPHAYGYFDHVPYIGFKGGHVTCGGVVYQGGSFPKQLEDQYIAANVLSNAIYWHKIERQGSSFVNSFGGDLVTTDDQSFRPVDCTVGPDGSLFIADWYDKRANHVDPKDDWDRSNGRIYKLVADGTKPVAGLNLRKLPSTELVDLLTHRNEWFSREARLILAERQDASVLPGLVTGARQSSDARRAIESLWALYQCGGFDEALALQLLGHPAEDVRTWAVRLLGDKRHISTNVAERFLILAQTESSPVVRSQLACTAKRLPGDEALPLIAALLARDEDTNDPHISLLLWWAVEDKAGSDRASVLDLFATREGWKHPLTREFILPRLARRYAATATPEDFAACARLLAAAPGEAEFDALLAGIERGLQGHKLDGVPEALRAAVSGMHIERESRPVRLRCAIRLGSREAIARALTLIADHAVTQADRISLIEVVGQAGDPSTVEPLVDLLNEQEPAAIQAAALAALERYSDSSVGESVLLMLPTTKGEVRTRALSLLCARASSAVLLLEAVDRGEIKPDQVPAAQLRQIALFKEPHIEELLTKHWGKVTDETPAEKRARIHGISVSMNLTTGDAVRGKPLFAKHCGICHTLFGEGNKVGPELTGADRKNREFLLTSIVDPSAVIRKEFFNYVVATKNGRVLTGLIAESTPSTITILDAKNQRTTISQEEVETIEAANQSLMPEKILDELDADQVRDLMRYLQSDVPAPASTGTGR
- a CDS encoding RNA-binding protein, with amino-acid sequence MVGKKLYVGNLPYSISSSDLEQMFSQFGQVQSAQVIEDRETGRSKGFGFVEMSSDKDAQAAITGLNGQDHGGRPLTVNEAKPREDRGGGGGGGGGGGYGRGGGGRGGRY
- a CDS encoding helix-turn-helix transcriptional regulator; this encodes MIPPSVVAEIKRLLTVPGYSQRKIALITGVSRASIGAIAAGRRPDYPVRCHPLDDDEDLPQGPAERCASCGGMVYMPCRLCRVRSIKSQDRERARDRGIAETTWALARRPSDVHPGMSNTR